The Ferrovibrio sp. MS7 sequence CGCCGGGCGAGGCGCGCGAGAATCATTACGTGATCTGCGAATTGGCCAAGCGGCTTGGCGCCGAGCATCGCGGCTTCCAGATGACAGCGCGCGAGATCGCTGATTGGACGCTCACGGCTTCCGGCTGGTCCGATGTCGAGACGCTGGAGCGCGAATTCTGGATCGATTGCCAGCCGGATTTCCGCAGCAGTCATTTCCTTGATGGCTTTGGCCATCCCGATGGCAAATTCCGCTTCGCGCCGGATTGGTCGGCAATGGGGCCGGATGGCTATAAGCTGCCCAAACTGCCGGACCATGCGGCGCTGATCGAGGAAGCGACAGCAGAGACGCCGTTCCGCATGGTGACGGCGCCGGCCCGCAACTTCCTCAATTCCAGCTTCACCGAAACACCGACCTCGGCCAGAAGCGAGGGTCGCCCCAGTGTGATGCTGCACAGCCAGGATGCGGCTGCACTCGGCGTTGCCGAAGGCGATGTGGTGCGGCTCGGCAATGCGCGCGGCGACCTCGCCATCCATGTCCGGCTGTTCGATGGCGTGCAGCCCGGCGTGGTGATCGTGGAAGGCATCTGGCCGAGCCACACCTTCATCGAAGGCATCGGCATCAACCTGCTGGTCGGCGCCGATGCCGCCCCGCCCAATGGCGGCGCCGCGTTCCATGATACGGCGGTGTGGATACGCAAAAGCGCCTAGTCGTGGCCGTCGCGCTTGCGCGTTTTCAGCAGATCGACCAATTCATCATGCAGCCATGGGCCGGTGGCGATCACGCTGGGATGGCGGTGGCGCGGGGCGTCGTAGCGCAGGGGTGCGCCATCGGCGGTGCTGATGCGGCCCCCGGCCTCGCGCACCACCAGGTCGGCGGCGGCGATATCCCAGTCGCTCTTCTCGCTTAAAGAGAGCGCGGCATCGAAGCGGCCGGCTGCCACCAAAGCCATGCGGTAGGCGATGGAATTGCGGTGCTCGAACTCCGCCTTGCCGGTGCGGGCGAGCCAGCCATGGCGGTCGAAGGTGCGGCGGCTGGCCAGCAGGCGGGCTTCCGCCAGCGTCCCATGGCCGGAGGCGCGGATCGTCTTGCCGTTCAGCTTGGCGCCATCGCCGGTGGCGGCCTCAAAGAATTCATCGGTGGCAGGATTGAAGATCGCCGCCAGCACCGGCTGGCCTTCCGCCATCAGCGCAACACTGACGGCGAATTCCGGCTTGGCGGCAATGAAGGCGCGGGTGCCGTCGATCGGATCGACCACCCAGGTGGCGGCATCGCCCACCGCTGCCGCCGAGGCGCTTTCCTCTGACAGCCAGCCATAGCCGGGCCGGGTATCCACCAGCCGCGCGCGCAGCAGCTTGTCGATAGCGATATCGGCTTCCGAGACCGGATCGTTCGGCTGCTTGTTCCAGGATTTCACGCCATCGCGGAAATACTTCAACGCCACCGCGCCGGCTTCGCGCACGGCATCGAGCAGCAGCGGGCGGTCTTCCAGATGGCGCATGATCAGCGCCCGGCGATGGTCATGCCTTCCACCAGCACGGTGGGGGCATCGGTGCCATAGCGGAATACCAGATCGCTGGCCGGAGTGATGCGCTTGAACATCTCCTTGAGATTGCCGGCAATGGTGATCTCGGAAACCGGATCGGTCAGCTTGCCGTTCTCGATCAGGAAGCCGGCGGCGCCACGGCTGTAATCACCGGTCAGCGGATTGACCGACGAACCCATCATTTCGATCACATAGAGCCCGCGCGCGATGCCGCCGAGCAATTCCTCGACGCTTTGCTTGCCGGCGGCGAGGTAGAGGTTGGTAGCGCCAGGCGAAGGCGGCGAGGAAGTGCCGCGCGAGGCATGGCCGGTGCTCTTGAGGCCAAGCTGCCGCGCCGTGGCGCAATCCATCAGCCAGGTGGTGAGGCGGCCCTGGTCGATCAGCTTGCGGCGCTGGCGTGCCACGCCCTCCATGTCGAACCAGCGCGAACGGAAGCCGCGCGGCCTGAGCGGATCGTCGATCACATCAAGGCCGGGGGCGAAGATTTCTTCGCCCATCTTGTCTTTCAGGAAAGAGGTGCCGCGCGCCACCGCCGCGCCATTGATGGCGCCGGAAAGATGGCCGATCAGGCTGTTGGCAACGCGGTTGTCGTAGACCACCGGCAGGGCCTGGCTCTCGATCTTGCGCGGATTGAGCCGGCGCACGGCGCGCTCGCCGGCTGAGCGGCCGATCACTTCGGGCGCGGCAAGATCGGCGAAATGCAGCGCGGCGCTGTAATCATAGTCCCGCTCCATGCCGGTATCCTTTCCGGCAATGGCGACGGCTGAAAGGCTGTGCGAGCCGCTGAAACCGGCGCCGCTGAAGCCGTTGGAGGCGGCATAGGCCGTGAGGCCCAGGCTGCGCGAGGCCGAGGCGCCTTCGGAATTGGTCACGCCGCTGACGGCAAGGGCGGCGGCCTCACAGGTCTTGGCGCGCTCCAGCAACTGCGCCATGTCGAGTTCGACGCCATCGAGCTGGTCGAGGTCAACGGCGGTGGTGGCGAGTTCGGACGGATCGGCAAGGCCGCAGAATTTGTCTTCCGGCGCCAGTTTGGCCATCGCCACGCCGCGCTCGATCAGGGCCGCCACGGCGTCCTTGCCGAAATCGGTGGTGGAGACGCAGGCTTGGCGCTGGCCGATCAGCACCCGCAGGCCGATCTCGCGGCTCTCCGAGCTTTCCACATCCTCGGGCTGGCCCAGCCTGACGC is a genomic window containing:
- a CDS encoding inositol monophosphatase family protein, whose amino-acid sequence is MRHLEDRPLLLDAVREAGAVALKYFRDGVKSWNKQPNDPVSEADIAIDKLLRARLVDTRPGYGWLSEESASAAAVGDAATWVVDPIDGTRAFIAAKPEFAVSVALMAEGQPVLAAIFNPATDEFFEAATGDGAKLNGKTIRASGHGTLAEARLLASRRTFDRHGWLARTGKAEFEHRNSIAYRMALVAAGRFDAALSLSEKSDWDIAAADLVVREAGGRISTADGAPLRYDAPRHRHPSVIATGPWLHDELVDLLKTRKRDGHD
- a CDS encoding TldD/PmbA family protein — protein: MTDFNARANEAKSLLGDLIAAARKAGADAADAVYHESRSLSAGVRLGQPEDVESSESREIGLRVLIGQRQACVSTTDFGKDAVAALIERGVAMAKLAPEDKFCGLADPSELATTAVDLDQLDGVELDMAQLLERAKTCEAAALAVSGVTNSEGASASRSLGLTAYAASNGFSGAGFSGSHSLSAVAIAGKDTGMERDYDYSAALHFADLAAPEVIGRSAGERAVRRLNPRKIESQALPVVYDNRVANSLIGHLSGAINGAAVARGTSFLKDKMGEEIFAPGLDVIDDPLRPRGFRSRWFDMEGVARQRRKLIDQGRLTTWLMDCATARQLGLKSTGHASRGTSSPPSPGATNLYLAAGKQSVEELLGGIARGLYVIEMMGSSVNPLTGDYSRGAAGFLIENGKLTDPVSEITIAGNLKEMFKRITPASDLVFRYGTDAPTVLVEGMTIAGR